One Vicugna pacos chromosome 12, VicPac4, whole genome shotgun sequence genomic window carries:
- the DNAJC22 gene encoding dnaJ homolog subfamily C member 22 isoform X1 — translation MAKGLLMTYVLWAVGGPVGLHHLYLGRDSHALLWMLTLGGGGLGWLWEFWKLPSFVAQANRAQGQRQSSGGGTPPLSPIRFAAQMIVGIYFGLVALISLSFMASFYIVGLPLAVGLGVLLVAAVGNQTSDFKNTLGVAFLTSPIFYGRPIAILPISLAASITAQKHRRYKSSLGSETLSVRLYRLGLAYLAFTGPLAYSALYNTAATLSYVAETLGSFLSWFSFFPLFGRLMESVFLLPYRVWRLLMGGHGFSSSYFQEWKKLYEFVHSFQDEKCQLARQVLGVSEGATNEQIHRRYRELVKIWHPDHNRHQTEEAQRHFLEIQAAYEALNQLKKPRGS, via the exons ATGGCCAAGGGGCTCTTGATGACCTATGTCCTCTGGGCTGTAGGGGGCCCTGTTGGGCTCCACCACCTGTACCTGGGGCGGGACAGCCATGCATTGCTCTGGATGCTTACCCTGGGGGGTGGTGGGCTAGGCTGGCTCTGGGAGTTCTGGAAGCTCCCAAGTTTTGTTGCTCAGGCCAACAGagcccaggggcagaggcagagctCAGGAGGGGGGACACCCCCTCTGAGTCCCATTCGCTTTGCTGCCCAGATGATTGTGGGCATCTATTTTGGCCTTGTGGCTCTCATTAGCCTTTCTTTCATGGCCAGCTTCTATATTGTGGGCCTCCCACTGGCAGTTGGCTTAGGGGTCTTGCTGGTGGCTGCTGTTGGCAACCAGACCTCAGACTTTAAGAACACTCTAGGGGTGGCATTTCTTACTTCCCCTATCTTCTATGGCCgccccatagccatcctgcccatcAGCTTGGCTGCCAGCATCACAGCCCAGAAGCATCGCCGATACAAATCTTCACTTGGGTCAGAGACGCTCAGTGTGCGGCTCTACCGCCTGGGCTTGGCTTACCTTGCTTTCACAGGCCCGCTAGCATACAGCGCCCTCTACAACACAGCTGCCACCCTCAGCTATGTGGCGGAGACCCTAGGCTCCTTCTTGAGTTGGTTCAGCTTCTTCCCCCTCTTTGGCCGCCTGATGGAGTCTGTCTTCCTTCTGCCTTACCGAGTCTGGAGGCTGCTGATGGGAGGCCATGGCTTCAGCAGCAGCTACTTCCAGGAGTGGAAGAAGCTGTACGAGTTTGTTCACAGTTTTCAGGATGAGAAGTGTCAGCTGGCTCGCCAG GTTTTGGGTGTCTCAGAGGGggcaacaaatgaacaaatacatcGCAGATACCGAGAGCTAGTGAAGATCTGGCACCCTGACCACAACCGGCACCAGACAGAGGAAGCTCAGAGGCACTTCCTGGAGATCCAGGCTGCGTATGAAGCCCTGAATCAGCTCAAGAAGCCCAGGGGTTCCTAA
- the DNAJC22 gene encoding dnaJ homolog subfamily C member 22 isoform X2 — MAKGLLMTYVLWAVGGPVGLHHLYLGRDSHALLWMLTLGGGGLGWLWEFWKLPSFVAQANRAQGQRQSSGGGTPPLSPIRFAAQMIVGIYFGLVALISLSFMASFYIVGLPLAVGLGVLLVAAVGNQTSDFKNTLGVAFLTSPIFYGRPIAILPISLAASITAQKHRRYKSSLGSETLSVRLYRLGLAYLAFTGPLAYSALYNTAATLSYVAETLGSFLSWFSFFPLFGRLMESVFLLPYRVWRLLMGGHGFSSSYFQEWKKLYEFVHSFQDEKCQLARQFLFPEGFGCLRGGNK; from the exons ATGGCCAAGGGGCTCTTGATGACCTATGTCCTCTGGGCTGTAGGGGGCCCTGTTGGGCTCCACCACCTGTACCTGGGGCGGGACAGCCATGCATTGCTCTGGATGCTTACCCTGGGGGGTGGTGGGCTAGGCTGGCTCTGGGAGTTCTGGAAGCTCCCAAGTTTTGTTGCTCAGGCCAACAGagcccaggggcagaggcagagctCAGGAGGGGGGACACCCCCTCTGAGTCCCATTCGCTTTGCTGCCCAGATGATTGTGGGCATCTATTTTGGCCTTGTGGCTCTCATTAGCCTTTCTTTCATGGCCAGCTTCTATATTGTGGGCCTCCCACTGGCAGTTGGCTTAGGGGTCTTGCTGGTGGCTGCTGTTGGCAACCAGACCTCAGACTTTAAGAACACTCTAGGGGTGGCATTTCTTACTTCCCCTATCTTCTATGGCCgccccatagccatcctgcccatcAGCTTGGCTGCCAGCATCACAGCCCAGAAGCATCGCCGATACAAATCTTCACTTGGGTCAGAGACGCTCAGTGTGCGGCTCTACCGCCTGGGCTTGGCTTACCTTGCTTTCACAGGCCCGCTAGCATACAGCGCCCTCTACAACACAGCTGCCACCCTCAGCTATGTGGCGGAGACCCTAGGCTCCTTCTTGAGTTGGTTCAGCTTCTTCCCCCTCTTTGGCCGCCTGATGGAGTCTGTCTTCCTTCTGCCTTACCGAGTCTGGAGGCTGCTGATGGGAGGCCATGGCTTCAGCAGCAGCTACTTCCAGGAGTGGAAGAAGCTGTACGAGTTTGTTCACAGTTTTCAGGATGAGAAGTGTCAGCTGGCTCGCCAG TTTCTGTTTCCTGAAGGTTTTGGGTGTCTCAGAGGGggcaacaaatga